tatatactaaCTAACGTATTTATCCAAGTTAGTGGGCTATTCTAATGCATAAtcctttataatattaagctaaaattttatacaaatataaaaattttaatatatcgagaaaaaatattattctttaataaatgtatatttaataaatgatttaaattaaatataaagtgCTTCTTAgggaataattttattaattatatctaAAATAACTAAAAGGATTGTTATAaactataattataaaattacacatatcgttttactttttttaaatattggaaacttaaaatattacGTTGTTGTATATTTcaattgtatttatataatattatttattttacacaatttatatcaatatatatacgatTGTACCATgatattatgaattattctgaataaaaattacataaataaaagctAAATAAgttcattttaaaaacaaaatacaatgattaatacatattttcaaaataaaaagatacaaTTTCAGATGTAAATAAGTGCATAATcttgataatatatattatataatataaatatatatgtaacagttatttcaaatttacctaaattcttaataattatgaaaatatatattaaatgatttttcaaatatatataattatattcttcatttccctgaattcattattatttttaaaggagAATAAGTATATCTACGATCTTTATTATTCGTATTATGTAtttccttaaaatttttgtaatcattttatatattttattaaagtatCATTCATTCCAAAAACAATAATCATAATAAGTTATCAAAATAGTTAACATTTTTCTCTATATGGTATTCGCTATGTGTTTATAtgaattcaaataatttaaaatactttTCTAAGAGTGGTGACAATATAAATTGAtgtctaattttttatattaagtaataatataatacaccttcataagaataaaatttttataaagctCTATTGATAACcattatcataataaaatgatatataaacattcatatttatattatttacccattcagttttaatatatatttattaaataaaataaaaaaaaattgaatataaatatataaaaattaaaaatatatagtaacatatattatatttgttttgtaaactctgaaataaatttttaaatttacataaatgtatattagtAATAGTTGTTCTTCTTTTAGCTTCTGAGCTTAGAATATAATAACGCTATTAATTGAGAACACAATAAAcattcataattataaaaaaaacgaaatatatttttatattataatattaaataaaaatataatattattggGTGAAATCTTAAAAAGATATTCATTTGCATTTAAaccatatatgtatattaagtttttattattttttttttttgtacactaatatatatttttgctttccaaaaataaaaattgtaaatacaTTTCCCcgtgtttttaattttttattatatttttatttatttcttaaattacccttttattttttagatttCCAAGtataattttcctttaaaatatagtattattctagattaaaaataaccttaaattaatacataatttttgtgaattatttttatgcatcatagaaaataaaaaataagtgctttatgtatattcattatatttactgctttttaatataataaataaaaagcatattatattctatgatactaaataatatatgtgcaaataaaaataatcatataatattataaataaatctaGCCTTgttaaatacaaatttaagttatataaaagtttgttaaaagaaaattttagattatgaataatatactatttttcctattgaaaaattataaaagaattcataatatactattctgtttaaataaatactatTGAAAACATATTCTTAAGAATAAGCATAAacagttaatatttttacataacataaaaattttttataacaagaaaattattttgtaatatgttattattacactttctacatttttacacaattaaaaattaaaaatccattataagcaaaaaattataattacttaaaaaaaaaaaacaaaaagtaaattattacaattaaaatGGTTTTTTTGAATTGCTAAATCAAGTTTcgtataatgaaataaatatatttttattccactaatgtatatgttcatatgttTACATTCTTAATGACAACCTCTTGTATTCCTTACAAACATTTATCATTTCAACAGCAAAAATGTTAcctaattaaaaagaattttttacgTATAAATAAGTTAAAGCATAAAAACTGATAAAGTAAACAGTAGAAAAATTGTACtatcaaataaattataataatatgtaagtTCCATTTAATACAATTAAGAGaatactttaattttttttacatcctCAAAAATTCAttggaatatttatttatcatgattttttttatttttttctattacaTGTTTaacaatgataaaaataatgtgcaaatttattatatcaaaattttttatgtaatatatttaaaacataactAATTCAACAATTGcttaattgtaataattaaataataaatgcagAAATACTTTGATTTCCTGGAACATCATAATTcgcataaatataataatccCTTATATGCGGTTTCTACTAAAACTAAAATTCCATTAATAAAcctatactattttttagaTATAACCTGAAATCCAAATctatattaatgaattatatgaaaaaaaatataattcgaTATTGTTACTCTTaccttattaaaaaaataatagttataaATGTTGGTAAATTGTTTATGGTAAAGGTAAactatatatgtgcataaaaccataaaataatattaatatttacataatttatttgtgtattaCCATAAAAGATTggacaaatataaaaataaattcttacAGATAATGAAATGGTTGtagaaaatacatatttattttaattaatgaaatgataatttatgtttttttagacatataaaacatttatagaatattacatatatttctgGGAAGAATAAATATCTTTTGTACATATTATCTATTAATATGTGATTAAGTTTAATTCGTTAATTAAATGTTtgaatgttaaaaaaaataagagtcgtatacattacatttatctataaatattcaatgtaatttagttttaattaattttttcataatccAAATAACACTGCAATTatgaagaataataaaattacaaatattctTAACTTCTCATTAAACTGTAAAAGTTTAGAGTTCCTAAATTAGTgaacaattataaataatctatatataaaatgaagttCTCcctgttatatattaataattccccattttatatctttcaaaaaataaaactaaatgTGTTTTAGTCAATTTTTACAGCAAATATCAACAGTACATATCTCAACAGagatattttacaaaatatatattaagttttTCCTTTagcaaatatatgtatacatatcagtgcaataatatatactcactttatttcattaaatacaaaaaaagaaacatttattattaaattagaaCTAATAggttatttttcttattacttaaacaaatagtaattttcttctaaaaaaagaaaaaaaatagtaatcattgtttatattagtttaaataaaaataaacaaatatactctattaaaattatgttaattcTACTGATATGTGGGCTTTCTAaagcacaaatatatacttttcttAGAATTCTATTCTAATAcgcaaatatatgtattattcagtaatatataattacacaatataataatttaacacacaagttataaaaatttaaaacattcaaatctataaaaaaactaagaacatatatttttattctttcgaATTAGTAAATGCATTAATATGTAATTGCTTGCATAAATTTTCAGCAATTAactatatgtttattatacaCATAACTAATGACATTGTAGATATTAcatcatattaaaatatacgttaccttaaagaaataaattccttattattcatttcactttttactgaacttaattttttcatattttttagcttttttatggtaataaaaaaCGTACGATATAAGTGTAACacctaatattaaaaaaggtataacatataatacaatatgaAATAATGCTCCTAATACACTTTGAGATGCACTTTCTGTAGCAGGCAATAACCAATCAAAATAAAGCTTCAAAGTGTCCTTCCAGGAACTTAAAGTTGTCTCCAATCCTGATAATTCCCAAAATCCCTTTCCTCCAGAAGGAGAACGCAGAGATATATCTACTATGAGTACAGTTGATAACAACagaaacaataataaaggtGATCCTAATCGTAATGAGAATTTTTTacgcattatttttttgtaagtcTTATCACTAATATTCTTGTTGcttttaagaaaatctaCAAAATCcagttctttgaatatttttttttcaagatgactgtatttttttgtcaCAAATTTAGAACATTTATTGTTCATATCTTGTTTTTGTccatcataattatttagtGAACCTctatataattctttctttttttctggGCACTCCTTTTCAGTATTAGATATACCCTTTTTTCTGTCCATTCcattatttgatatatcaTCTCTTAACATTACAACTTTTGAAtccttatcttttttatattttgctagtaaTCGATATATTCTGTCGTCTAATTTTATAGCAGGCGTGTACTTTTTGCCTAGGTATTTGTTAAACGTAATCTAAAAatccaaaataaataatagttatttaatgaataaataatataatgatgaaaacagtattcataaaaatataaaatgaaaaatataaataacataaatattcttaaataattttatcatacCACATGATTACTTAAATGGGGTATCCACGTTAAAAAGTTAAGTacaacaattttaataaatgagaaaatcataatgctttttttcatgttctgttctttaaatattttaaaatatttagtaaaaaatacataaaaagttATACTATAAACCCTTAAAGGCAAAGGATATTATATTAGTTAtttaattctaatttttttttttttttggatctacttaataaaatttatataattgtagggtattttataacatcgatatacaaaaaaaaatattataaaggtattatataatttttaactttatagtgtttattaaaaaaaataactttcatctaaattaaataattttaatttatataaaaatattcaaaatatatattttaattatttagcAGAGTAGTTTAACTAAataatgtttattattaatttcattcagaatatattatgaaaaaagatTATTTCCATATTATAAGGAAATACGGAATTTATATACCATATAGATCGtatagtatacatataaaatacattatttcaTACTCCAAACCAATAAGTAATGTTATGAATATCTTgtcattaaaaattataattttattaacatgatattttgaaagaaattatttgtaaaaaaatattaattataacacacaaaaacagtaataataaatgaggataactatattttacataatattttgtaatatgttaatatatcagcataatatatttatgcataaagGAAATACGATCTTTTATATTCTAGACCATGCTTAAAGAATCGAGTATATATGGAAATACctaatttctaaaaaaatatataacgttAAATAAGTTctaatttttctgttttttcgaaaaattttgaaagttatagattttattaaaataaatatatacatttttctaagtgaaaactatttatatctaactacttaattatttttaattaattctaaACATTTAgaaggaataataatataatcaaaaaaaaaaaaaaaaaaaaaaaaaggagattaaagatataataaGCATTAATATagtacaaataatttaattaatttggaaacatatatgaaataaatttacaaataatatacagaataaaaatgatttgtAACGAATCATTaagaataacaatataatttactaaaaagtatggtttaataatttttctatgtatgattttcaaataaacatattattttgtttttattcattttaaaaaacgcAATGCTTGTAATGTATACTaacagaaaataataataaatctatataaatatataaaaaaataacattttattaaaaatccttttaatggaaaaaatattttacccCAATTGTTTATTTCTCAAGAGCTAAATTGAGAtgagaattataaaaatatcatattcataaatatttattgtaataatctaatatataatttcaaattattcttattaaaaaGTCTTAGCCtgcaaattaataatttgaaaattgaaatagagaaaaaatttcctaaatttaaaacgccatttttaaattataaaaattaaagttattatatatttattcctttaatgtatatattattatcgtAACAACacttattaattcttttatttagtctcttttatgtttttctcaaattttattgtcccatttttttaatttcatttaatgtttccttatataatataattttaccgattttaaaaatatataataatccacgtatatatattataaaataattttcgaAAAATAAGGATACTACATAATTATATCCTTCCAAgcaattatttaaaaatagtatttttcTGTTCTAGAAATATTGGTgatttttaaacttttttctGGGTCTTCTtggaaaatatatctttatttttctcaattatatatacctCTCTTGAGTTAGAAAATAAAGAGCTAATAGTTTAATTTCcttctaaaatatttatttttctccttattaagtatatatatcatgGATAAATTGttctgttatatatatattactcaATAAAGTTAGCGTAATTTTcgtattatgtattttttacatttaataaataatataattaatatttaatgcatacaaattaaataagttaaatatataataacatgaaatttaattatattatttacattccTGTGcaagatatataatacaatatctACAAAAAACATGATATCTTTTTTGAATGTTCAATAATTATAGAATTTAATCCACGGTTTATAAGGTTTGATCATAATTCACATAGAGTAGCTtaagttttttcttttatacaaaataaaaatatttgaaatgtttactattttataattttacataataattatatgttctACTAGgtctaaaaaaatttcatactaaaaataataaatacactCTTAACATACAAcctaaaaatatgaacgtttatatattaatcatataaatgtatgtgtgatacaaaaaatatctaatatttttatttatgtgcaaaattttaaaaattaatgaagaattcataaaaattatattattaagtgCATAATTGTACCATTCTTAAAATTTCTGATTATATTAAGTGAATCTATTCAATTATAATGAATCTcgattattataaaatattcactAGAACAGTTATACACGCAAGCACAATCTTCTTCTACTACTACTTTTTAAGAATTTATCTTATAATTTCTAATggttatattaacatttaattcattacttttcatatattttctcttttatagCACTATAAGTTATTCTAGCTAAAAGAGTGAATACCATTCCACCACCCCTGTAATCTATGAGGACAGGAATTTTTTGGAGTAATagtgttttaattatatatatatacatataatttatattaatactagTTTATTTGGATTCTGTTAATGTCttcaataagaaaaaataaaaatattttgaaatttctAGGAAAACCATTGGATAATATAACGATAAATGATTCTTAAAATGCAAAGATATATTCATTCGATAGAATATATTACATGACatattataatgtaaaaaataacttttatatattaaataataatagtttttctttatataaattaatgtcctgaaaatttttttttgaaatttatttaaaataaatataaaaaagttttcaagataatttttttaatgatattattacaaaattatagatatataaattattttaagtcGAATAGAACTATAAAAgatacttatataaaaatgtacgtAAACTactttaacaaaataaacaaaaaatattaaattatagcataaatattttatgtaaatttacatattatatggAAGAGatagatataatatataaattctttattattaatattattacccaaatatttatttagaacatcgtttatttattatgagAAATCAATTCCtattatacgtatataagtgcaattgaataaataattttgcataaccttataattatgtttaatgcaaagataaaattatcattatattttctaaaaagtGGTTATAATAAAGATATTCCACACACgaatgtaattttattatatcaataatgatttttactttattatagATAATTTGTCcagaatatgaaaaatgatgTAACTCGTTATTTCAAATATCAGTGCTAAAACCATAGAATATgatgttaaatatatcatataaagAAAGATaacgaataataaaaatatctttaaatgatattaatatatatataacaataatatcacatattatacattaaaataatatggataaatgaaatttataacattatacATGGAATTACTTAAAAAGATATGTTTCTCCTATGAGATATTATGCCCCTATATTTCTGCGTACAAGTGAAaggattaaataaatttgtaacataatcaaaataaaatagatttatttgtttctattcttttgatatatattattctttaagACTGATATTATAATTAGAATGTATTGATAACTATAAATTCtagtataaatgtatgtgaactataaatttatatatgtatgtgcctAGATATAGCAATACATATAACAGTTACTGTAttgaaaatttacatattataaatgagaaaaaattatcatatattgtttaaagaaacataaaaaaaaaagtattaattttatctatattctTACATGCATTTTGCGATGTTTTATACATATAGCAATAAAGTTGTTgaattatatgataaaagTTTAAATGTGCAATAAAGCTATTTCattgttaaatattatttcttaaattaataaatactatatttataatagttTCATGAAATATTCAATAATAAATTCGAATTGCaattaattttgaatttatttaaattaattgttttatataaaatacagtatcataaaattattctaatcttaaaaaaacaaaaaatagaataattatatcaaaaaagaaaaatttctttttcacatatttataaaatagtaaaaaaaaataaaaataaataaatattttcatatagatgtttcaaataaaattacgttcaattttattcttattcttataaatatttcagaaaataatatggactttttattttgtcataTATTCATTCACGATTATTAGTTcactatataatattttaataatacatgtaattaatatactcacattaaattatatatatataaaatttcctAAAACAtcagaaattatttttatatatatttccccATATATTCTTACTAAGCAATACGATTTAAAATGGATTAGGACGCAATATAAAggattaaaattaaaacaaacaaTAGAAGGCACAAAAACCTTGTAAGAGATTAAattaagaattaaaaataaaagcaataattacattatatattagattaattattcataaatattataacttaATTGTTTAtgtgaaattattatttacaaatatagactatcaattaaattttttttttttaatttcctcACAATTATCTCTtacttatatacatgtttcaaaggaaaaaatataattagaaataaatacttacattataatataatatcctATATGGTTAGTAATACGGTTAGAAATTTCTGTAAATTCATTTACAAATTCATGTctcaaataatattataaaactatatataggattttttattttgcatgctaaatacatatttattaataatattaaaaagttattatttttagatagttattaaatgtataaaaaagaaaacaaaaatatataacaacgTTTTGATCTATTTATcctaatatttatacatattatcaaaaaaaaaaaaaatataactatgaGGCTTCAAAATAGTTTATATTCTATAATGTAATACATTAATCTATTTACAtggaattataatattattaatttttatttcaaacttataatatattttattaatttttaaccatacattataattaattttaccaTACgtgtattttaataatttttcatattttgtataaaaagccaaatttattttaattaattaatatacctaaatgtacatttaattaattaaaacatagTACATATGAAATCATTCTTATCTATAAGTAATAATAGGAATATAACgaagaatatatgtatacaataaattatactatttaaaattattcaatggtaaaatatacaccatatataattaatatttaggaaattgatatatatacatatatatatatctataatattaagagttata
The Plasmodium malariae genome assembly, contig: PmUG01_00_42, whole genome shotgun sequence genome window above contains:
- the PmUG01_00072400 gene encoding fam-l protein; translation: MKKSIMIFSFIKIVVLNFLTWIPHLSNHVITFNKYLGKKYTPAIKLDDRIYRLLAKYKKDKDSKVVMLRDDISNNGMDRKKGISNTEKECPEKKKELYRGSLNNYDGQKQDMNNKCSKFVTKKYSHLEKKIFKELDFVDFLKSNKNISDKTYKKIMRKKFSLRLGSPLLLFLLLSTVLIVDISLRSPSGGKGFWELSGLETTLSSWKDTLKLYFDWLLPATESASQSVLGALFHIVLYVIPFLILGVTLISYVFYYHKKAKKYEKIKFSKK